The genomic stretch ATCGCAGGGCAGGTATAGCACTCTTGGTAGGCGGGGTCGTAGACATACTCGGGGACGTCTATCTCGATGCCCCCCAGGGTGTCGATGACCCGTATGAAGTCTACGAAGTCCAGGACCACGTAATGGTCGATGGGGATGCCGAAGTTGTGGAGGATGGTCTCCTTCACCAGGCCAGGGGGGCCTTCGCGATGGAAGACCACCCCGGTTTGGGCCAGGGTATAGGCGGCGTTGATGCGCTCTTCTAGGAAGCCGCCACGGCCATCGGGTATCTCCACCCAGGTGTCACGGGGGATGCTCAGGACGCCGGCAGTGTTGCTATAAGGGTCGATGCTGAGGATGGCGATGGTGTCCGTGCGGATGGGGGAGCCGGGCGGCTCATCGGGGCGGCGGTCCAGGCCCAGCAGGAGGATGTTGATGCGCTGTTGGATGGAGGCCGCCTCCGGCACATCGCCCTTATCCACCCCTGGCAGCTGGGCTAGGATGCCCACGTTCACTTCGTTGCCAGGAAGGAGGTAATCATCTAGATGGGTGGCCACAGCCACCAGCCCGTAGAAGGAGAGGAGGAAGGCGAGGACGATGCTCACGATGAGGGGGAAGTGGAACCTGCTCCCCATAGCTAGCGCCTGGCCTCCTGTCGAGGGGTGGGGGCTTCCTCCCACCTGTCCTTCAGCACCTGCACCCCTCTCACCGCCCCTGCTTGTAGGAATACCCTGGGGACGCGTGGGCCGATGCCGCATAGGATCTCGTAGCTGATGGTATAGCACAGGGAGGCTATCTCGTCAGCCGTCACCTCCTCGTCCCCCTGGCGGCCGATGATGACCACCTCATCGCCCACCTGGGCCTCGGGGACGGTGGTGAGGTCCACCATGGTCATGTCCATGCATACCCGCCCCACGATGGGTACACGACGCCCCCGCACCAGCACCCAGCCACGGTTGGATAGGGCGCGAGGGAGGCCATCGGCATACCCGCAGGGGATGAGGCCGATGCGGCTGGGGCGGTGGGCCCGCCAGGTGCGCCCGTAGCTCACCGTCTGTCCCGGGGCTAGCTCCATGACCCGCATAAGGCGGGCCTTGAGGGAGAGGACGGGGCGCAAAGGTAGGGACCGCTCCATGCCTGGGGGGTGGCAGCCGTAGAGGCCTAGGCCCGGGCGCGCCATCTCCAAGGCCAGCTCGGGCATGTCCAAGATGGTGGCTGTGTTGGCCACGTGGCGCAGGGGGACCCAGGGGACCTGGCGGGCCACGGCCATGAACTCCCGGAACTGGGCTAAGGTGAAGTCCTTATCTCCGTCCTCGGCGGCGGCGAAGTGAGTGAAGAGCCCCTCCACTCGCAAAGAGGGGACGTGGCGCAGGGCCTGGGCCAGGAGTAGGGCCTCCCGGGGA from Dehalococcoidia bacterium encodes the following:
- the alr gene encoding alanine racemase; translated protein: MVYHAPAGRPLWAEVDLDALAHNLQTLKERVAGAQIMAVVKANAYGHGAVGVARALVEAGAEALAVVCTEEAQELRQAGVMAPILVMGPTPPEDAPLLVELEVATAVASWEMAQALAQAAAQRGRVHPVHIKVDTGLNRFGLPPREALLLAQALRHVPSLRVEGLFTHFAAAEDGDKDFTLAQFREFMAVARQVPWVPLRHVANTATILDMPELALEMARPGLGLYGCHPPGMERSLPLRPVLSLKARLMRVMELAPGQTVSYGRTWRAHRPSRIGLIPCGYADGLPRALSNRGWVLVRGRRVPIVGRVCMDMTMVDLTTVPEAQVGDEVVIIGRQGDEEVTADEIASLCYTISYEILCGIGPRVPRVFLQAGAVRGVQVLKDRWEEAPTPRQEARR